The Agromyces atrinae genome window below encodes:
- a CDS encoding glycerophosphodiester phosphodiesterase, whose product MQVEFFGGTLPRVFAHRGLAVDAPENTLLAFARAVSAGVRYIETDVHVSHEGVAIVAHDPDLKRVAGRPVRIDQLTVPELRRIDLGSAQGFCTLEEALDAFPETCFNIDVKTDAAALPISRAIARTRAEKRVLIASFSDARRKRVLAALPRVASSAGSATIARVRAALSAGAVRRALADVSAVQVPERYGALRIVSRTFVDRVHAAGHEVHVWTVNETDDMQRLLDLGVDGIITDRADQALDVVRRRSPRP is encoded by the coding sequence ATGCAGGTCGAGTTCTTCGGGGGAACGCTCCCCCGCGTCTTCGCACACCGCGGACTCGCCGTCGACGCGCCCGAGAACACCCTCCTCGCGTTCGCGCGTGCCGTCTCGGCGGGAGTGCGCTACATCGAGACCGACGTGCACGTGAGTCACGAGGGCGTGGCGATCGTGGCGCACGACCCCGACCTCAAACGGGTCGCCGGACGACCGGTGCGCATCGACCAGTTGACGGTGCCGGAACTCCGGAGGATCGACCTCGGCTCGGCTCAAGGCTTCTGCACGCTCGAGGAGGCGCTCGACGCCTTCCCCGAGACGTGCTTCAACATCGACGTGAAGACGGATGCCGCGGCGCTGCCGATCTCGCGGGCCATCGCCCGAACCCGTGCCGAGAAGCGCGTCCTCATCGCCTCGTTCTCCGATGCCCGCAGGAAGCGCGTGCTCGCGGCTCTCCCGCGAGTCGCCTCGTCGGCCGGAAGCGCGACGATCGCTCGGGTACGTGCCGCGCTCTCGGCCGGAGCGGTGCGCCGCGCTCTCGCCGATGTCTCGGCCGTGCAGGTGCCCGAACGCTACGGTGCCCTGCGCATCGTGTCGCGCACGTTCGTCGACCGCGTGCACGCGGCGGGCCATGAGGTGCACGTCTGGACGGTCAACGAGACCGACGACATGCAGCGGCTCCTCGATCTCGGCGTCGACGGCATCATCACCGATCGCGCCGATCAGGCACTCGACGTCGTGCGACGCCGATCACCTCGACCCTGA
- a CDS encoding RNA polymerase-binding protein RbpA — protein sequence MADRSLRGMRLGSQSLQSEDGVIFADRAQTTYLCADCGRETVMVFASDAELPDVWECRTCGHEATRLVDAKPVEIDRSGEKVARTHWDMLLERRTRAELEELLEERLAYLRARRGGQQKIGA from the coding sequence ATGGCTGACCGGAGTCTACGAGGGATGCGGCTGGGCTCACAGAGCCTTCAGAGCGAGGACGGCGTGATCTTCGCCGATCGCGCGCAAACGACGTACTTGTGCGCCGATTGCGGACGCGAGACTGTCATGGTCTTCGCGAGCGACGCCGAGCTTCCCGATGTGTGGGAGTGCCGCACGTGCGGACACGAGGCGACCCGCCTCGTCGACGCCAAGCCCGTCGAGATCGATCGATCCGGCGAGAAGGTGGCACGTACCCACTGGGACATGCTGCTCGAGCGCCGCACGCGCGCCGAGCTCGAAGAGCTGCTCGAAGAGCGACTCGCCTACCTCCGCGCACGTCGCGGTGGACAGCAGAAGATCGGGGCCTAG